The Burkholderia lata genome contains a region encoding:
- the metH gene encoding methionine synthase, whose amino-acid sequence MTDHMMRLAGLEPFNVTPGTLFINVGERTNVTGSKAFARMILNGQFDEALAVARQQVENGAQVIDINMDEAMLDSKAAMVRFLNLIASEPDIARVPIMIDSSKWEVIEAGLKCVQGKAIVNSISLKEGEDAFRHHAHLIRRYGAAAVVMAFDETGQADTYERKIEICTRSYNFLVNEVGFPPEDIIFDPNIFAIATGIEEHNNYAVDFIEATRWIKQNLPHAKISGGVSNVSFSFRGNDPVREAIHTVFLYHAIQAGMDMGIVNAGQLGVYADLDPELRERVEDVILNRRDDSTDRLLEIADKFKAGGAKKEENLEWRNQPVEKRLSHALVHGITNFIVEDTEEVRAKIDAAGGRPINVIEGPLMDGMNIVGDLFGQGKMFLPQVVKSARVMKQAVAHLIPFIEEEKRLLAEAGGDVRAKGKIVIATVKGDVHDIGKNIVSVVLQCNNFEVVNMGVMVPCNEILAKAKVEGADIIGLSGLITPSLEEMAYVASEMQRDDYFRVKKIPLLIGGATTSRVHTAVKIAPHYEGPVVYVPDASRSVSVASSLLSDEGATKYLDELKSDYERIRDQHANRKAQPMVTLAEARANKTKVDWAGYQPVKPKFIGRRVFKNYDLNELAQYIDWGPFFQTWDLAGPYPAILNDEIVGESARRVFSDAKSMLARLIQGRWLTASGVISLLPANTVNGDDIEIYSDESRSEVLLTWRNLRQQSVRPVVDGVMRPNRSLADFIAPKESGVADYIGMFAVTAGLGVDVKEKQFEADHDDYSAIMLKALADRFAEAFAEAMHARVRRELWGYASGETLDNDALIAEKYAGIRPAPGYPACPDHLVKRDMFDVLRADEIGMSVTDSLAMLPAASVSGFYLAHPDSTYFSVGKIGQDQLEDYAQRMALSLDDARRALAPQL is encoded by the coding sequence ATGACCGATCACATGATGCGCCTCGCCGGCCTCGAGCCGTTCAACGTCACGCCCGGGACGCTCTTCATCAACGTCGGTGAACGCACCAACGTCACCGGCTCGAAGGCGTTCGCACGCATGATCCTCAACGGCCAGTTCGACGAGGCTCTCGCGGTCGCGCGCCAGCAGGTCGAGAACGGCGCGCAGGTGATCGACATCAACATGGACGAGGCGATGCTCGATTCGAAGGCGGCGATGGTGCGCTTCCTGAACCTGATCGCATCGGAGCCGGACATCGCGCGCGTGCCGATCATGATCGACTCGTCAAAGTGGGAAGTGATCGAGGCGGGCCTGAAGTGCGTGCAGGGCAAGGCGATCGTGAACTCGATCTCGCTGAAGGAAGGCGAGGACGCGTTCCGCCACCACGCGCACCTGATCCGCCGCTACGGCGCGGCGGCCGTCGTGATGGCGTTCGACGAAACCGGCCAGGCCGATACCTACGAGCGCAAGATCGAGATCTGCACGCGCTCGTACAACTTCCTCGTGAACGAAGTCGGCTTCCCGCCGGAAGACATCATCTTCGACCCGAACATCTTCGCGATCGCGACCGGCATCGAGGAGCACAACAACTACGCGGTCGACTTCATCGAGGCGACCCGCTGGATCAAGCAAAACCTGCCGCACGCGAAGATCAGCGGCGGCGTGTCGAACGTGTCGTTCTCGTTCCGCGGCAACGACCCGGTGCGCGAGGCGATCCACACCGTGTTCCTGTACCACGCGATCCAGGCGGGGATGGACATGGGCATCGTCAACGCGGGCCAGCTCGGCGTGTACGCCGACCTCGACCCGGAGCTGCGCGAGCGCGTCGAGGACGTGATCCTGAACCGCCGCGACGATTCGACCGACCGCCTGCTCGAAATCGCCGACAAGTTCAAGGCGGGCGGCGCGAAGAAGGAAGAGAACCTCGAGTGGCGCAACCAGCCGGTCGAGAAGCGGCTCTCGCATGCACTGGTGCACGGCATCACGAACTTCATCGTCGAGGATACCGAGGAAGTGCGCGCGAAGATCGACGCGGCCGGCGGCCGCCCGATCAACGTGATCGAAGGGCCGCTGATGGACGGGATGAACATCGTCGGCGACCTGTTCGGCCAGGGCAAGATGTTCCTGCCGCAGGTCGTGAAATCGGCGCGCGTGATGAAGCAGGCCGTCGCGCACCTGATTCCGTTCATCGAGGAAGAAAAGCGCCTGCTCGCGGAAGCGGGCGGCGACGTGCGCGCGAAGGGCAAGATCGTCATCGCGACCGTGAAGGGCGACGTGCACGACATCGGCAAGAACATCGTGTCGGTCGTGCTCCAGTGCAACAACTTCGAAGTCGTCAACATGGGCGTGATGGTCCCGTGCAACGAGATCCTCGCGAAGGCGAAGGTCGAGGGCGCGGACATCATCGGGCTGTCGGGCCTCATCACGCCGAGCCTCGAGGAAATGGCGTACGTCGCGTCCGAAATGCAGCGCGACGACTACTTCCGCGTGAAGAAGATTCCGCTGCTGATCGGCGGCGCGACGACCTCGCGCGTGCACACGGCCGTGAAGATCGCGCCGCACTACGAAGGCCCGGTGGTCTACGTGCCGGACGCGTCGCGCTCGGTATCGGTCGCCTCCAGCCTGCTGTCCGACGAAGGCGCGACGAAGTACCTCGACGAGCTGAAGTCCGACTACGAACGCATCCGCGACCAGCACGCGAACCGCAAGGCGCAGCCGATGGTCACGCTCGCCGAAGCGCGCGCGAACAAGACCAAGGTCGACTGGGCGGGCTACCAGCCGGTGAAGCCGAAGTTCATCGGCCGCCGCGTGTTCAAGAACTACGACCTGAACGAGCTCGCGCAGTACATCGACTGGGGCCCGTTCTTCCAGACCTGGGATCTCGCGGGCCCGTACCCTGCGATCCTGAACGACGAGATCGTCGGCGAATCGGCGCGGCGCGTGTTTTCCGACGCAAAATCGATGCTCGCGCGCCTGATCCAGGGCCGCTGGCTGACCGCGAGCGGCGTGATCTCGCTGCTGCCGGCGAATACCGTCAACGGCGACGACATCGAGATCTACAGCGACGAGTCGCGCTCGGAAGTGCTGCTCACGTGGCGCAACCTGCGCCAGCAGAGCGTGCGCCCGGTGGTCGACGGCGTAATGCGGCCGAACCGCTCGCTCGCCGACTTCATCGCGCCGAAGGAATCGGGCGTCGCCGACTACATCGGGATGTTCGCGGTGACGGCCGGCCTCGGCGTCGACGTGAAGGAAAAGCAGTTCGAAGCCGACCACGACGACTACAGCGCGATCATGCTGAAGGCGCTCGCCGACCGCTTCGCGGAAGCCTTCGCGGAAGCGATGCATGCGCGCGTGCGGCGCGAGCTGTGGGGCTACGCGAGCGGCGAAACGCTCGACAACGATGCGCTGATCGCCGAAAAGTACGCGGGCATCCGCCCGGCGCCCGGCTACCCGGCCTGCCCCGACCACCTCGTGAAGCGCGACATGTTCGACGTGCTGCGCGCGGACGAGATCGGCATGAGCGTGACCGATTCGCTGGCGATGCTGCCGGCCGCGAGCGTGTCGGGCTTCTATCTCGCGCATCCGGACAGCACGTACTTCTCGGTCGGCAAGATCGGGCAGGATCAGCTCGAGGACTATGCGCAGCGCATGGCGCTGTCGCTCGACGACGCGCGCCGCGCGCTTGCGCCGCAGCTGTAA